The sequence CTACTATTGCTGGATTAAATGTTCCTGCCATTGCTAATGGAATAGGATAAATTGTTTTATAACCGTGAATCGCATCTATCATAAATAGAAGCGGAATTTTATTAGGATCAGTTGTTAAATGTTGGTTTTGAATTTTACGTGCGTTTTCGGCATCTGGTACACCTAAAATAGAGCCTACCAAACCAATTTCTTCTTCTGTGACATGTAAATCAGTCATTGGTCCTGTAATTTGTTCTTCATTACGATCCGCTTCAAAGTAAAAGGGATTTAATTGTAATAGCTGTGCAACCTTTTGTTTTACCGTCATTTTACTTAATAACACTTGTAATTTTTCATTTTCCATCATTCATTCCTCCTAGATTAACTTTTGTATTATCGTACGCTTATCGAAACGTTTCACTTAGACATATTAAGCATAAACTATATCAAAAGCATAATCAAGTGCAAAAAAACAAAACTTGCAACCGCTTACTTTTTAAGGTAAGATGATTTTAGCGAAACGTTTCACTAAGACAATTACATTTCAGGAGGAGAGTTTTATGAAGAAATTTGGGGTATTCTTTTTTGTTGTTTTGGCAAGTGCAGTTCTTGTATTAAGTGGTTGCGGTAAAGGGGCTTCATCCAGCGATAGTGATAAAGATGTACTAAGTGTTTGGGCAATGGGTGATGAAGCCACTCAATTTAAAACAATTGCAGATGACTTTAAAAAAGAAACTGGTATTACATTAAAGGTACAAGCAATTCCATGGGGAAATGCGCATGATAAATTACTAACTGCTGTTGCATCTAAAAGTGGTCCCGATGTTATTCAAATGGGCTCAAGTTGGATGTCTGAATTTTCAAAAGCAAAAGCACTTCTACCAATAGATGAGTATATCGATAAATATCCTAACCTTGATCCTAAACGCTTCTATAAAGGCGCTGTTGAGTCAACTCAGTTTGACGGCAAAACATATGGTGTGCCTTGGTACAGTGAAACACGCGTTTTATACTACCGTACAGATACATTGAAAAAAGCTGGTTTTAACGAGCCTCCAAAAACATGGGATGAATTAGCAAAAGTTTCTAAAAAACTTGGTGACCGTGGTGATGACTTATACGGTTTAAACTTGGATCCCAAAGAACCAACAATGCCATTCATGCTTGCACGTCAAAATGGCTCTGAACTTGTAAAAGATGATAAATTACTTTTCAATCAAGCACCTTTCGTTGAAGCTGTAGAATACATGGATAGCTTTTACAAAAATGGTTCTTCTCCTACATCTAACTTAGGTCTTAACCTAGTTCAATCATTTGGTGGCGATGAACCCATCATTCCAATGTTTGTTAGTGGTCCATGGATGATTGATACAATTAACACAACGATTCCTGATGTAAAAGGCAAATGGAATGTTGCTGTACTACCTAAAAAAGAAAATAACATTTCTATTCTCGGTGGCGCTAACTGGTCTGTCTTTAACTACACAGATAAAAAAGAAAATGCTGTTAAATTCTTAGATTACATGTCAGATACAAAACATCAACTTGAATGGATGAAACAAACAAAATCATTACCAGCAGTTACTGAAGCAGCTGATGATAAATCATTAAAAGATGATAAAATTTACCAAGTGTTTAACGAGCAATTAAAAACAGCTCAACCAGCAATGTTAACACCTAGTTTTGATCAATTCTCACAAAACTTTATCAATACATTTGAAGAAATCTACAAATCAGATACTGATATTCAAAAAGCAATGGATAAATTCAACGAACAATCACAAGCAATATATGATAGCAAAAAATAAATAACGTAAAACCGAGAGTATTATGCCAAGTTTCCACATTGTAGCCAAAGTAATATCAAACTGGTTTTGTATTTAAAACAAAACTTATTAATTTTCCTACAGGATCGTAAGGCTGGATAAAATATCAAGGAGTAACGACCTAGATTGATATTTAAATTCAGTCTTACAACTTTAAATGAGCTCTTTCGGTTTAAATTATAGGAGGTGCCATTTTGCGTTCTTTTTTTAATCAACGCGCTGGTTACGGCTTCATTATGCCAGCACTTATACTGTTAGTAATCTTCTCAATTTTGCCGATTCTAGTTGCTTTTGTTATCAGTTTTACCGATATGAACTTAATTAGTTTAGGTGATTTCTCTACCCTTAATTTTGTTGGGCTTGATAATTATATCGCTGTTCTAAAGGATCCACTTTTTCTAAAATCAGTTAGCAACACCGTTGTTTACGTTGTTATAGGTGTACCATTGGTTATCGCTTGTTCATTAGGTACGGCTTTGCTCATCAACTTTAGCCAAGCTAAAATCTTTGTGGCTTTCCGTTTAATCTTTTACACACCATCTATCACTAACGTTATTGCAGTCGCTGTTATTTGGTCTTATTTGTATAACCCACAATTCGGGTTTTTCAATTATTTATTATCCTTCTTGCATATTCCACCAATCCAGTGGCTACAAGATCCAGCCATCGCTAAATATTCATTAATTATTTTAGCGGTTTGGAAAGCAATCGGTATTAATATGATCATCTTTTTAGCCGCTCTTCAAGGGATTCCACGTGAATACTATGAAGCATCTGAATTGGATGGGGCCTCTCGCTGGCAACAACTATACAAAATCACAATTCCACTTCTTAAATTTGCATTGTTCTTTGTTACTGTTACAACGCTTATTGGTTGGTTACAATTCTTCGAAGAACCTTTCATCATGACAGAAGGTGGACCATTAAATAGTACGATGTCTATCTCATTATATATTTATAACAATGGTTTCAAATTCAGTAACTTTGGATTTGCATCGGCTGCTTCCTTTATCTTGTTCATCGCTATTGTCGTCATCACATTGATCCAATTCCGTGGCCAAGCCAAAAAGGATAACTAAAATTGAGAAAGGGGCCTTCATCTTATGTATGCAGCATCTAAAAAAAGTAAAATTATCGTTGGATGTATTTTAGCGATTGGTGGATTGTTCATGATCCTTCCATTTGTTTGGATGATACTTTCATCATTTAAAACAGAAGCCGAAATTGCGCAAATACCACCGACTATTTTACCGCAACATTGGACATTCAATAACTTTATTGAGCTATTTACTCGTCTTAACTTTTTCCAATATCTCATTAATACGCTAATTATCGTCTTCTTCTCGTTTATTGGTTTATTCCTAAACGCAATGGCAGGCTATGGTTTTGCGAAATATAAAATGAAACATAAAAACAAACTCTTTTACCTTGTTTTAATGACAATGATGATTCCTGGACAAGTAACAATGATCCCAGTTTACCTCATCATTCAAATGGCTGGGTTAACAAACACACTGACAGGGATTGTTTTACCAGGACTGGTTGGTGCCTTCGGGATTTTCCTTTTCCGACAGTTCATGTCAACGATTCCCGATGAGCTTTTAGAAGCGGCACGGCTCGATGGTGCAAGTGAGTTTTACATTTTCTGGAAAATTATCATTCCAATTTCACGACCTGTTCTTGCGGTACAAGGTATCCTGACATTTATTGGTGGCTGGAACGCATTCCTATGGCCGTTAATTGTAGCTAACGATGAACGTTACTATACATTATCTGTTGGATTATCATTACTTAAAGGACAACATGCCAGTAACTTTGCTCTTCAAATGGCAGGTTCAAGTTTCATGGTTATTCCAATCATTATCATCTTCTTATTCTTCCAAAAACATATACTTAAAGGATTTAACATCTCAGGTCTGAAATAAACAGTTTGAAAGGAGTAACGACATGTCACAAATAAGCTTACGCAACATAGAAAAAATATACGAGGGTTCAACTGAACCTTCAGTAAAAGATTTTAACCTTGAAATTGAAGACAAAGAATTTATCGTTTTTGTTGGACCTTCTGGTTGTGGTAAATCAACAACGCTACGTATGATTGCTGGACTTGAAACTATTTCTGGTGGAGAACTATATATTAAAGATAAATTAGTTAATAAAACACCGCCGAAAGATCGTGATATTGCGATGGTTTTCCAAAACTATGCGCTTTACCCTCATCTTTCAGTTTATGAGAACATGGCATTTGGTTTAAAATTGCGTAAAGTTCCTAAAAATGAAATCAAAGAACGTATTGCTGATGCCGCTGAAACGCTTGGTTTAACAGACTTTTTAAAACGTAAACCTTCAGCTCTTTCAGGTGGGCAACGCCAACGTGTGGCTTTAGGACGTGCGATTGTACGAGAAGCGCCTATCTTTCTAATGGATGAGCCCTTGTCTAACTTAGATGCGAAGCTTCGTGTGCAAATGCGTGCTGAAATTACACGATTGCATAAACACCTTAACAACACAATTATCTATGTCACACATGATCAAACAGAAGCAATGACAATGGCCACTCGTATCGTTGTCATGAAAGATGGTGTTATTCAACAAATTGGTGCACCCATTGATGTTTATAACACACCTAACAACGTTTTTGTTGCTAGTTTTATTGGGACACCTGCTATGAACTTCTTCCATGGTAAAATCGAAGGTTCGTCGTTTGTCTCTGATGACTTTACCATTGGTGTTCCTGAAGGTCATTTAAAAACATTAACTCGTGATGGTTATCAAGGTAAATCAATCATCCTCGGTATTCGCCCAGAAGATATTAAAGATGATCCGATTGCATTTGATGCTTACCCTGACTACACAATCCAATCAACAACAATTGTAGCTGAATTAACTGGAGCAGAGTTCCTCCTACACAGTAAAATCGGTAAAACTAATTTTACTGCACGTGTTAATTCACGCACGATCCATAAAGCTAATGAGCAAACGTCACTTGTTTTAGAAATGAGTAAAGCACATTTCTTTGATGCTGAGACTGAACAACGTTTGTCATTATAATAAAAAGCGTTCACATCAATTTTTCGATGTGAACGCTTTTTTTATTTTTGCAATCTTCTAAGTATGAAATAACTACCCAGTATTATTAAGGTAAAACCTGCAATTGGATAAAGTAATAAATGATTACTCTCCTCACCGGTATGCGGTAATGAATTTGAATCAGGCGTTGTTCCTGTATCAGGCGTTGTGCTTGAATCAGACGTTTTGCTTGAATCAGACGTTGTGCTTGAATCAGACGTTGTGCTTGAATCAGACGTTGTGCTTGAATCAGACGTTGTGCTTGAATCAGACGTTGTACTTGAATCAGACGTTGTGCTTGAATCAGACGTTGTGCTTGAGTCAGGCGTTGTGCTTGAATCAGACGTTGTGCTTGAGTCAGGCGTTGTATCAGACTCGGTTGTTGTGTCAGGCGGGTTAGAACCGTCTCCACCACCATCTCCACCATTTATTGGCGTATAACCATCAAATATAACTTCAGATATTTCACTACCCGTTGCTTTTACCGTATTTGTATAGCGACTAGATTCACCGTTATCAGTCGCACGTGTATCATAAGCGATAATAGCAGTGTTTTTAAAACTACCTAAATCAACGCTGAATGTTGTATCTGATTGAACAGCAAATTGTTCAGGTAATATGAATTTTTCAATATTAAAGTCAACATCACTTGTGTAATCCGCATATATTCCTCGGAAAGAATCTGGTATAAGTTTTTGATTTGGACCTACAATATCATTTAAAATAATATCTTTTAAGTCATAACGAGCATAATTCACACGTATAATCCAATGAATAAGTGTGGGGTCTGCTTTATCAATTTCACCTGTCTTCACTAAGGTTTCATTTGGATCCTGAACACCATCTGGTGTAATACCCACCGTTGTCTGTCCATATTGTCCTCAATCTAAAATAACACTTTCTTTTCCACCAATTAAATTACGATCCCATAGTACCCAAAATTTAGCAAAACCATGTAATGTATCATATTTAGTTGCTTGGTTATTAAATGTAATTGTAATAAATCCAGATGATTGAGCAACAAAAGCTGAACCAATTATTACACTCTCATCCGTACTACTTTTAATATCAAAAGTAATATCTTTAGCGACCACGAGCTCTTTTGGTAATTGTAACTTAAGCGTGTCACCTGCTACCAATTCTCCCTTTTTAAAGCTGAAATCATATTTTACCTGCATCGATTCATATTGTCCAAAATCAGATTTTGGATTGTTATTCCCATCTAACAATTCAATGTTAGTAATGTGTTCCTGTCCCTTTTCAGCTGCAAAAACCTGTGTTGTCAAATTACTCAGACTTACTAAAAAAAGGCTTAGTACGGCTACCACTTTAACTATTTTCCCCAACATATACACTTTTACCCCCTTTTTTTATAACCACTTATTACTTTTAAAAATTCCACTTATCCCTTAATAAATAGAATTTATTGTAATAATTATAGCATGTTTTTTCATTTTTTGGATAATTCAGAACTTTTATACCGCTCTACTAAATTTATCCAACTAGAAAAAAAGATAATAACTAACTAGTAGTTATTATCTTTCTGAAAACATTTATATAGGAACTATTTTATTTCATCTAGCTTTTTAAAACGCTCAATGGCTGCTAAACGCGCTTTTGCATGATCTACTATCGGTATTATATAAGAGATATTATATTTATGCGGTTCATGTATATGTTTTGACGCTACATCAACTAATTCGGGAATCCATTCACGTATAAAATCACCTTGTGCATCAAATCGTTCACTTTGCACAGTTGGGTTAAAAATACGGAAGTAAGGCACTGCATCTACACCCGTAGATGCGGCCCATTGCCAACCGCCAATATTGGATGCAGCATCATAATCGATGAGACGTTCAGAAAAATAACGTTCACCTTCACGCCAATCAATTCCTAAATCCTTCACTAAGAAAGATGCAACAATCATGCGTAAGCGATTATGCATCCAACCAGTGCAGTTGAGTTGTTTCATTGCAGCATCAACAATCGGAAAACCGGTTTCTCCAACAGACCATGCTTTAAATCCAGTCGGGTTTTTTTCCCATTCAATCGCGCGATATTTAGGCATGATTTCGTTGTTTTTTTCATCGGGATGATAACAAGCAATCATTTGATAAAAATCACGCCATGCCAACTCTTTAATATAAGTTGCTTGGCCACGCGCTTCTGTCGACTGAGCAGCGTGAAATACCTCAACAATAGATAAAACGCCTACTTTTAAATAAGGCGATAGACGACTTGTTCCTTCAATAGAAGGGATATCTCGTGCTGTATCATAATTTTCTAATCCGTTTTTCAAAAACGTCATCATTTGTTGACGAGCTGCTTCTAATCCGATTGTATCATCCCAGTAGCTTGGCTTTAAGTCAGTTACTAGCTCATTAAAGACCTTTTCTCCCTTTTTAAAACAAGTTAATTGAGCTTTTTCAGCTGTTATAAACTGGACCTTTAACCGATGATAGCCCGGTTTTTCTAGCGTAACCCACTGACGAAAATAAGGTGTAAAAACCTTATATGGTGAACCATCAGGTTTCATTACATCATAAACAGAATGTAGATGCCCATCAAGAAATTGTTGATAAGGTATCGTATTTTTTTCAAGAAGAGCTATCAACTGTTCATCACGTTTCAAACCAAAGCCTGACATTTGCCGATTAAAATAAAAACTGATATCGTTACCTATCTCAGTGATTAGCTCTTGAAATGCTTCTTCAACGGTCCCTACTATAAAATGCAAAGGGGCTATTTTGCGACACTCCTGTTTAAACCATTCCACAGTTTTAAAAAAATAATCATGACGAGCAGTACCTGCAGCAAATTGCTCTGGGTTTAGATGAAACAAAAATAGCAACTCATCCTGAGGTTGTTTTGCAGCTATAGCAGCCGCTAATGCTGGTTGTTGATCAAACCTTAAATCATTTCGAAACAAAACAATATGTTTCATAACTTTAACCTAACAGATGTTGTTTCACGAAGCGTCCAACGCCACCTTCGTTACTATCAACTTCAGAGATAAAAGTAGCGGCTTCTTTCACGACATCTTTAGCGTTACACATCGCTAAGCTTTGCGGAGTTGATTGTAGCATTGAAATGTCATTTTCATTGTCTCCACAAGTTAAAGTTGTTTCTAATTCGAGATAACCGTGTTCAGCCAACCATTCTACTGCCGCGCCTTTAGTACTGTTTCCAACCATAACATCCAATAAGTTTGGTCCTGAAATAACTGTTTCAACATCTAATTTAAGGAATTCAGCACGCACTTTATTTAATAGCTCATTATCTTCAATGATAACAAGCATTTTTAGCATTGCTTCATCCTCGTGTAATGCCCCAAGGATATCAGGAGTAATTGTATAAGGTGTTTTTTCATCCTCTGTTTTTGCTTGTTCATTCATTTTTACATAACGTGTCATTGTTCCGTATAATTCAGGGCTTAATAAACGTTCTGTCGTATAAATGTGATAAGGTACGTCATGTGCTTTGGCAATTGAAACCGTTTGTTCCATGATTGACATTGGTACGGCATTTTTATACAATACTTTCCCTGTTTCCCAGTCACGAATAAGTGCACCATTACATGAAATCACTGGTAATTTGATATTCAGCTGTGACGCATATAAACGTGCACCTAAATCTAACCGTCCAGTTGCCATAATTAAATTGCCGCCCTGTGCTTGCCATTCAGCAAACGCTTCTAGTGTAATAGGATGTAATTCTTTCGTTGATGTTAATGCTGTGCCATCCATATCAGTTACAATTGTTTTAATATGTTTTAAAGTCATGTTTGTAGCCTCCTGATAAATATTTCAGTCCTTAAGACTGTGCCCTTCTATTTTACCATAAAAGTAGCAACGTTCTACCCTTCCAAAAATAAAGAACTCGCTTTTAAAGCTTCCCTATAAAATGCAGGTTATCATTGTGTTTCAAAAAAAAACCACCCACTAATTAAAGTGGATGGTTAAATGTTATTATTTAGCTAATTCAACTTTAGCTGCATCACATAATTGTGTGAATGCTGCAAAGTCATTAACTGCTAATTCAGCTAACATTTTACGGTTCATATCAATACCTGCTAATTTTAAGCCATGTACTAATTTAGAATAAGATAATTCGTTCATACGTGCTGCAGCGTTGATACGTGCAATCCATAAACGACGGAAGTTACGTTTTGTTTGACGACGATCACGGTAAGCATACATGTTTGCTTTCATTACAGCTTGGTTAGCTACGCTGAAAATAATATGTTTTGCTCCATAATAACCTTTTGCTAATTTGATGACCTTTTTGCGACGTGCGCGTGTTACAGTACCGCCTTTAACTCGTGGCATAAGAATTCCCTCCTGATTTTAAAAACAATGATTTTTTGTCGTTTCTTAGACGACTTCGATTATTTGATGTTATCTAATTGTTGACGGATACGTTTCATATCGCCAGCTGATACTAATGCTGATTTACGTAAATGACGTTTAGCTTTAGTTGACTTGTTTGCAAACAAGTGACTTGTTTTAGCGCGTCCACGTTTTAATTTACCTGAAGCAGTTTTTTTGAAACGTTTAGCTGTACCTCGGTGTGTTTTCATTTTTGGCATGATTTTTTCCTCCTTGTATTAACACAGCATGTTTTTTGCTGCTCCGATTAGCTTTCTTTCGGTGCTAAAACTAAGAACATACTGCGTCCGTCCATTTTAGCTTTTGATTCGACTGTTGCAATTTCTGCACATTCGGATGCAAAACGGTTTAGAACTTCTAATCCAATTTCTTTATGTGTAATCGCACGTCCTTTGAAACGGATAGAAGCTTTCACTTTATCGCCTTTTTCTAAGAATTTAATAGCGTTACGCAATTTTGTATTGAAATCATGTTCATCAATTGTTGGACTTAGTCGTACTTCTTTTTGCGTAATAGTCTTTTGATTTTTACGCGCTTCTTTATCTTTCTTTTGTTGTTCGAATCGGAACTTACCGTAATCCATAATACGGGCTACTGGTGGTTTTGCATTCGGAGCAACTAGAACAAGATCAAGATTTGCACGTTCAGCAAGTTCGAGCGCTGCAATTTTTGTTTGCACACCTAACTGCTCACCAGTTTGAGTAATTACACGAAGTTCACGAGCACGAATGTTTTCATTGATCAAAGTAGTGTCTTTGCTAATGATAATCCACCTCCAAATTAAATTGAACCTAGCATGATGTTCAAAAACATGAAAAAACGGATATTTCATCTCAGAAATACCCGCAAACAGACTTAATTAAATAGTTTGTTAGCCTGAAAACACTAATGTCAACAAGGCGAGAAGCGGAAACTTCTTCTTTCATGTATTATTTAAACTCACAAGATTTATCTTACCATACGATTTAAATTACGTCAACACCTTTTACAATCCATTTTCAATTAAATGCTGATAACTTTCTTGTGATAATCCTGGTACAACTCGAACGC comes from Brochothrix thermosphacta DSM 20171 = FSL F6-1036 and encodes:
- a CDS encoding sugar ABC transporter substrate-binding protein, giving the protein MKKFGVFFFVVLASAVLVLSGCGKGASSSDSDKDVLSVWAMGDEATQFKTIADDFKKETGITLKVQAIPWGNAHDKLLTAVASKSGPDVIQMGSSWMSEFSKAKALLPIDEYIDKYPNLDPKRFYKGAVESTQFDGKTYGVPWYSETRVLYYRTDTLKKAGFNEPPKTWDELAKVSKKLGDRGDDLYGLNLDPKEPTMPFMLARQNGSELVKDDKLLFNQAPFVEAVEYMDSFYKNGSSPTSNLGLNLVQSFGGDEPIIPMFVSGPWMIDTINTTIPDVKGKWNVAVLPKKENNISILGGANWSVFNYTDKKENAVKFLDYMSDTKHQLEWMKQTKSLPAVTEAADDKSLKDDKIYQVFNEQLKTAQPAMLTPSFDQFSQNFINTFEEIYKSDTDIQKAMDKFNEQSQAIYDSKK
- a CDS encoding carbohydrate ABC transporter permease; the encoded protein is MPALILLVIFSILPILVAFVISFTDMNLISLGDFSTLNFVGLDNYIAVLKDPLFLKSVSNTVVYVVIGVPLVIACSLGTALLINFSQAKIFVAFRLIFYTPSITNVIAVAVIWSYLYNPQFGFFNYLLSFLHIPPIQWLQDPAIAKYSLIILAVWKAIGINMIIFLAALQGIPREYYEASELDGASRWQQLYKITIPLLKFALFFVTVTTLIGWLQFFEEPFIMTEGGPLNSTMSISLYIYNNGFKFSNFGFASAASFILFIAIVVITLIQFRGQAKKDN
- a CDS encoding carbohydrate ABC transporter permease; protein product: MYAASKKSKIIVGCILAIGGLFMILPFVWMILSSFKTEAEIAQIPPTILPQHWTFNNFIELFTRLNFFQYLINTLIIVFFSFIGLFLNAMAGYGFAKYKMKHKNKLFYLVLMTMMIPGQVTMIPVYLIIQMAGLTNTLTGIVLPGLVGAFGIFLFRQFMSTIPDELLEAARLDGASEFYIFWKIIIPISRPVLAVQGILTFIGGWNAFLWPLIVANDERYYTLSVGLSLLKGQHASNFALQMAGSSFMVIPIIIIFLFFQKHILKGFNISGLK
- a CDS encoding ABC transporter ATP-binding protein, giving the protein MSQISLRNIEKIYEGSTEPSVKDFNLEIEDKEFIVFVGPSGCGKSTTLRMIAGLETISGGELYIKDKLVNKTPPKDRDIAMVFQNYALYPHLSVYENMAFGLKLRKVPKNEIKERIADAAETLGLTDFLKRKPSALSGGQRQRVALGRAIVREAPIFLMDEPLSNLDAKLRVQMRAEITRLHKHLNNTIIYVTHDQTEAMTMATRIVVMKDGVIQQIGAPIDVYNTPNNVFVASFIGTPAMNFFHGKIEGSSFVSDDFTIGVPEGHLKTLTRDGYQGKSIILGIRPEDIKDDPIAFDAYPDYTIQSTTIVAELTGAEFLLHSKIGKTNFTARVNSRTIHKANEQTSLVLEMSKAHFFDAETEQRLSL
- a CDS encoding collagen binding domain-containing protein codes for the protein MGITPDGVQDPNETLVKTGEIDKADPTLIHWIIRVNYARYDLKDIILNDIVGPNQKLIPDSFRGIYADYTSDVDFNIEKFILPEQFAVQSDTTFSVDLGSFKNTAIIAYDTRATDNGESSRYTNTVKATGSEISEVIFDGYTPINGGDGGGDGSNPPDTTTESDTTPDSSTTSDSSTTPDSSTTSDSSTTSDSSTTSDSSTTSDSSTTSDSSTTSDSSTTSDSSKTSDSSTTPDTGTTPDSNSLPHTGEESNHLLLYPIAGFTLIILGSYFILRRLQK
- a CDS encoding Ig-like domain-containing protein — protein: MLGKIVKVVAVLSLFLVSLSNLTTQVFAAEKGQEHITNIELLDGNNNPKSDFGQYESMQVKYDFSFKKGELVAGDTLKLQLPKELVVAKDITFDIKSSTDESVIIGSAFVAQSSGFITITFNNQATKYDTLHGFAKFWVLWDRNLIGGKESVILD
- a CDS encoding cryptochrome/photolyase family protein, whose protein sequence is MKHIVLFRNDLRFDQQPALAAAIAAKQPQDELLFLFHLNPEQFAAGTARHDYFFKTVEWFKQECRKIAPLHFIVGTVEEAFQELITEIGNDISFYFNRQMSGFGLKRDEQLIALLEKNTIPYQQFLDGHLHSVYDVMKPDGSPYKVFTPYFRQWVTLEKPGYHRLKVQFITAEKAQLTCFKKGEKVFNELVTDLKPSYWDDTIGLEAARQQMMTFLKNGLENYDTARDIPSIEGTSRLSPYLKVGVLSIVEVFHAAQSTEARGQATYIKELAWRDFYQMIACYHPDEKNNEIMPKYRAIEWEKNPTGFKAWSVGETGFPIVDAAMKQLNCTGWMHNRLRMIVASFLVKDLGIDWREGERYFSERLIDYDAASNIGGWQWAASTGVDAVPYFRIFNPTVQSERFDAQGDFIREWIPELVDVASKHIHEPHKYNISYIIPIVDHAKARLAAIERFKKLDEIK
- a CDS encoding Cof-type HAD-IIB family hydrolase, which translates into the protein MTLKHIKTIVTDMDGTALTSTKELHPITLEAFAEWQAQGGNLIMATGRLDLGARLYASQLNIKLPVISCNGALIRDWETGKVLYKNAVPMSIMEQTVSIAKAHDVPYHIYTTERLLSPELYGTMTRYVKMNEQAKTEDEKTPYTITPDILGALHEDEAMLKMLVIIEDNELLNKVRAEFLKLDVETVISGPNLLDVMVGNSTKGAAVEWLAEHGYLELETTLTCGDNENDISMLQSTPQSLAMCNAKDVVKEAATFISEVDSNEGGVGRFVKQHLLG
- the rplT gene encoding 50S ribosomal protein L20; this translates as MPRVKGGTVTRARRKKVIKLAKGYYGAKHIIFSVANQAVMKANMYAYRDRRQTKRNFRRLWIARINAAARMNELSYSKLVHGLKLAGIDMNRKMLAELAVNDFAAFTQLCDAAKVELAK
- the rpmI gene encoding 50S ribosomal protein L35, whose amino-acid sequence is MPKMKTHRGTAKRFKKTASGKLKRGRAKTSHLFANKSTKAKRHLRKSALVSAGDMKRIRQQLDNIK
- the infC gene encoding translation initiation factor IF-3 produces the protein MKYPFFHVFEHHARFNLIWRWIIISKDTTLINENIRARELRVITQTGEQLGVQTKIAALELAERANLDLVLVAPNAKPPVARIMDYGKFRFEQQKKDKEARKNQKTITQKEVRLSPTIDEHDFNTKLRNAIKFLEKGDKVKASIRFKGRAITHKEIGLEVLNRFASECAEIATVESKAKMDGRSMFLVLAPKES